The following are from one region of the Malassezia vespertilionis chromosome 4, complete sequence genome:
- a CDS encoding uncharacterized protein (EggNog:ENOG503P924; COG:S), producing MFRTLIVRAAERRTPMIKFPVRSNTPTDSHLPHAHPDAPPEVKASFAKFREFRDKGPHFDPERLQPFGRDVESASGTTGDAVDDITQLSPRFWNTPALRLGQQEMDAITSGGATLFD from the exons ATGTTTCGCACCTTAATTGTTCGTGCGGCGGAACGGCGCACGCCGATGATAAAGTTTCCCGTTCGCAGCAACACACCAA CGGATTCACACCTGCCGCATGCGCAtcccgacgcgccgcccgaAGTGAAGGCCAGCTTTGCCAAGTTCCGCGAGTTCCGCGATAAGGGCCCCCACTTTGATCCTGAACGCTTGCAGCCATTTGGCCGCGACGTGGAAAGTGCATCGGGCACCACGGGGGATGCCGTGGACGATATCACCCAACTGTCACCTAGGTTTTGGAATACACCGGCGCTTCGCCTGGGTCAGCAGGAGATGGATGCCATTACG TCTGGCGGCGCTACATTGTTTGACTAA
- the tlg2 gene encoding t-SNARE affecting a late Golgi compartment protein 2 (COG:U; EggNog:ENOG503NYTG; TransMembrane:1 (o325-346i)) has protein sequence MLRPSTPADGPSASGYYTPTNATQSMPGVTRSRTLFFLSIRDSLTPGYASSAPLLRDDAGRKPGVFFDTDTVALSIPPPHSSLPPRWVDVSEEVDRVLVQLTPKLAELDRLHARHLLPSFVDKSEQEREIESLTADITSDFRAASRHIARLASHTTEVIRSRTLSHAELTAARNAQTALATRVQHLSSVFRRKQSLYLRRLQGMEEPEKRAVPDLLESQIAVQEDMELSQRQLKGDVQASLLLDTQDTDELNSFRERDCEITQIAKSIGELAQMFQDLNALVIEQGTMLDRIDYNIENMATDVQESSVQLRQAMAYQAGAGRRQLILLLLLSIALLVGLLVVRPFFR, from the coding sequence ATGTTGCGTCCAAGCACGCCCGCAGATGGACCGAGTGCTTCTGGCTACTATACCCCCACAAATGCCACACAGTCCATGCCGGGCGTCacacgctcgcgcacactGTTCTTTTTGAGCATCCGTGACTCGCTCACGCCGGGGTACGCGTCTTCTGCACcgctcctgcgcgacgacgcaGGGCGCAAACCCGGTGTATTTTTTGACACGGACACTGTCGCACTCAGCATACCACCACCGCACAGTTCGCTTCCCCCACGCTGGGTCGATGTGTCGGAAGAGGTGGACCGCgtccttgtgcagctcaCACCGAAATTGGCAGAACTCGatcgcttgcacgcacggcatcTACTGCCTAGTTTTGTAGACAAGTCGGAAcaggagcgcgagatcGAGTCGCTTACCGCGGATATCACATCCGATTTCCGCGCGGCATCGCGGCACATTGCACGTCTTGCGTCGCACACTACCGAGGTCatccgctcgcgcacgctgaGCCACGCTGAGCtcactgccgcgcgcaatgcacagactgcgctcgcgacgcgcgtccAGCATCTCTCTTCCGTATTCCGACGGAAGCAGTCGCTTTACttgcgccgtttgcaaGGAATGGAGGAGCCAGAGAAACGTGCGGTACCCGATCTACTTGAGAGCCAGATTGCGGTTCAGGAAGATATGGAACTTTCGCAACGCCAGCTAAAAGGCGATGTACAGGCTTCGCTTCTGTTGGATACCCAAGACACGGACGAGCTTAACTCATTCCGCGAACGCGATTGCGAAATTACGCAAATCGCGAAGTCGATTGGCGAGTTGGCACAAATGTTTCAGGATTTGAATGCACTCGTGATCGAACAAGGGACCATGCTGGATCGCATCGATTATAATATTGAGAATATGGCTACAGATGTACAAGAGTCATCGGTCCAGCTGAGGCAGGCGATGGCGTACCAAGCAGGTGCAGGGCGCCGCCAACTGATCCTGCTGCTTCT